A section of the Bryobacteraceae bacterium genome encodes:
- the deoC gene encoding deoxyribose-phosphate aldolase, protein MMDYTYEDIAKMIDHSLLNPTLTRQQLIEGIQLALDYDVASVCILPYALPLCAAMLRGSRVKASSTVGFPHGGHTTEVKVAEARRALADGGEELDMVVNISAVLSGDWGYVRQDLKAVIDVTHAAGQKVKVIFENCYLNDAQKIRLCEIASELGADWVKTSTGYGPGGATLEDLRLMRKHAAPQVQVKAAGGVRTLDALLEVRAAGATRCGATRTAEMLDECRRRLGLEPVVRRSAAPPPAGY, encoded by the coding sequence ATGATGGACTACACCTACGAAGACATCGCCAAGATGATCGACCATTCGCTGCTGAACCCGACGCTCACGCGGCAGCAGTTGATCGAAGGCATTCAGCTTGCGCTGGACTATGACGTGGCGAGCGTCTGCATTCTGCCCTACGCGCTGCCGCTGTGCGCGGCCATGCTGCGCGGCAGCCGGGTGAAGGCCAGTTCGACGGTCGGGTTCCCGCACGGGGGGCACACGACGGAAGTGAAGGTGGCCGAGGCGCGGCGCGCGCTGGCCGACGGCGGCGAGGAGCTGGACATGGTGGTCAACATCAGCGCGGTGCTCAGCGGCGACTGGGGCTACGTGCGGCAGGACCTGAAGGCGGTGATCGACGTGACCCACGCCGCCGGGCAGAAGGTGAAGGTGATTTTTGAAAACTGCTACCTCAACGACGCGCAGAAGATCCGCCTGTGCGAGATCGCGAGCGAGCTTGGGGCGGACTGGGTGAAGACGAGCACGGGCTACGGGCCGGGCGGGGCGACGCTTGAGGACCTGCGGCTGATGCGGAAGCACGCCGCCCCGCAGGTGCAGGTGAAGGCCGCCGGGGGCGTGCGGACGCTGGACGCGCTGCTCGAGGTGCGCGCCGCCGGGGCGACACGATGCGGGGCGACGCGGACGGCCGAGATGCTGGATGAATGCCGGCGGCGGCTCGGGCTCGAGCCGGTTGTGCGCAGGTCGGCGGCGCCTCCGCCGGCCGGGTACTGA
- a CDS encoding endo-1,4-beta-xylanase, with product MSRFLFFLFLGVVPPAAGPQVIPLYPGQAPGSESWSWTEQSSIDATTGILRLSNVTRPTLSVFLPETERATGAGMLVVPGGAFRILAFNHEGTEVAEWLNSIGVAAFVLKYRVMRSDDLAQLPREVQQARMREAMAFGVADALQAMRILRSRASEWRLDPARIGIVGFSAGGYITANVALTDDETARPAFAAPIYAYFPEERPVPAAAPPLLLVHAADDRTVPAEHSLRLFQMWRRAGRPAELHVFQGGGHGFGMRPKGLPVDGWTARLRDWLAAQGMLTAARR from the coding sequence GTGTCGCGGTTTCTGTTTTTTCTCTTTCTCGGCGTGGTTCCGCCCGCGGCCGGGCCGCAGGTGATCCCGCTCTATCCAGGGCAGGCGCCGGGCAGTGAGTCCTGGAGCTGGACGGAGCAGTCCTCCATCGACGCGACGACCGGCATCCTGCGCCTCTCGAACGTCACCCGGCCGACCCTCAGCGTCTTCCTGCCGGAAACAGAGCGCGCCACTGGCGCGGGCATGCTCGTCGTGCCCGGCGGCGCCTTCCGCATCCTCGCCTTCAATCACGAGGGCACGGAAGTGGCCGAATGGCTCAACTCGATCGGCGTTGCCGCGTTCGTGCTCAAGTACCGCGTCATGCGATCCGACGACCTCGCGCAACTGCCCCGCGAAGTCCAGCAGGCGCGCATGAGAGAGGCAATGGCCTTCGGCGTGGCCGATGCGTTGCAGGCCATGCGGATCCTCCGGAGCCGCGCCTCCGAATGGCGCCTGGATCCGGCGCGCATCGGCATCGTCGGATTCTCCGCCGGGGGCTACATCACCGCCAACGTGGCGCTGACCGATGACGAAACCGCGCGTCCCGCTTTCGCCGCGCCCATCTACGCGTATTTCCCTGAAGAACGCCCCGTGCCCGCCGCGGCCCCGCCGCTGTTGCTGGTGCATGCCGCCGACGACCGCACCGTGCCGGCCGAACACAGCCTCCGACTGTTTCAGATGTGGCGCCGCGCCGGCCGCCCGGCCGAGCTCCATGTCTTCCAGGGCGGCGGGCACGGCTTCGGCATGCGGCCGAAAGGACTGCCCGTGGACGGCTGGACGGCGCGGCTCAGGGACTGGCTGGCGGCTCAGGGAATGCTCACGGCCGCGCGGCGGTAG
- the lpxB gene encoding lipid-A-disaccharide synthase codes for MSLRPRARHAHGTLECAVKILASAGEPSGDRYAAGVVRALARRLGPVEFFGCPGPEMRAAGVHAVADQAKLAVVGLVEVVRHIPAIYGEYRTLVEAARRCRPAAALLVDSAAFHLRVAARLRAMDVPVFHLVAPQAWAWREGRVRQLRRNVTELHCIFPFEEDFFRSRGVNAIYIGHPAARLVRPSFGRAEFFSKHRIPQDRPLVTLCPGSRRGEIARHLPVLRGAVERVLAERACTFLLAAPTGSRSRFGQDFFDVLVAGGRVRYCEGETWDAMAHADLVLAASGTVTTEAAMLGAPMVIFYRVHPLTWLAGRPFVHTPFFSIVNLVAGERIAPELIQNDMTPERLAAEALRLLGDADARERMRSALGRVRAALDAGEDPFETSAARIAAYLGSEALS; via the coding sequence ATGAGCCTTCGCCCGCGCGCCCGCCACGCCCATGGCACACTGGAGTGTGCCGTGAAGATCCTTGCGAGCGCCGGAGAGCCTTCAGGGGACCGCTACGCCGCCGGCGTCGTGCGGGCGCTGGCGCGACGGCTCGGGCCGGTGGAATTCTTCGGCTGCCCGGGACCGGAGATGCGCGCCGCCGGCGTCCACGCCGTGGCCGATCAGGCAAAGCTCGCCGTGGTCGGCCTTGTCGAGGTCGTCCGGCACATCCCGGCCATTTACGGCGAGTACCGAACACTGGTGGAAGCGGCCCGCCGGTGCCGGCCCGCGGCCGCGCTTCTTGTCGACAGCGCGGCCTTCCATCTTCGCGTGGCCGCGCGGCTGCGGGCGATGGACGTGCCCGTCTTTCACCTGGTGGCGCCGCAGGCCTGGGCCTGGCGCGAAGGCCGCGTGCGCCAATTGCGCCGAAACGTAACCGAACTGCACTGCATCTTTCCGTTCGAGGAGGATTTTTTCCGCTCGCGCGGCGTCAATGCCATCTACATCGGGCACCCGGCGGCGCGGCTCGTGCGGCCGTCGTTCGGGCGCGCGGAGTTCTTCTCGAAACACCGCATCCCGCAGGACCGTCCGCTGGTCACGCTCTGCCCGGGCAGCCGGCGGGGCGAAATCGCCCGGCATCTGCCGGTTCTCCGCGGCGCTGTCGAACGCGTGCTGGCCGAGCGTGCCTGCACGTTCCTGCTGGCGGCGCCGACGGGCAGCCGCAGCCGGTTCGGGCAGGACTTTTTTGATGTCCTCGTCGCGGGCGGAAGAGTCCGATACTGTGAAGGAGAAACCTGGGACGCCATGGCGCACGCGGATCTGGTGCTGGCTGCCAGCGGCACGGTGACCACTGAGGCGGCGATGCTTGGCGCGCCCATGGTCATCTTCTACCGCGTGCATCCACTCACCTGGCTGGCCGGACGCCCGTTCGTGCACACGCCGTTCTTCTCCATCGTCAACCTGGTGGCCGGAGAACGGATCGCGCCGGAACTCATCCAGAACGACATGACGCCGGAACGGCTCGCCGCCGAAGCGCTCCGCCTGCTTGGCGACGCCGACGCCCGCGAGCGCATGCGGAGCGCGCTCGGCCGCGTCCGTGCCGCGCTCGACGCCGGCGAAGATCCCTTCGAAACCTCCGCGGCGCGCATCGCCGCATATCTGGGAAGCGAGGCTTTGTCATGA
- a CDS encoding endonuclease, which produces MPQIKGPAIFLAQFMGDQPPFNSLENITAWAKDLGYIGVQLPAWDARVIDIKKAAESKDYCDDLRAKTNGLAITELASHLQGQLVAVHPAYDELFDAFAAPEVRGNPQARTEWAMEQMKLVIRASRNLGLSVTPSFSGALLWPYVYPWPQRPAGLVEEGFRELARRWKPIFDVAEEHGVDIAYELHPGEDLHDGYTFEMFLDAMGGHPRIAINYDPSHFVLQCLDYVGFIDTYGARIKAFHVKDAEFRPSAKAGVYGGYAPWQKRPGRFRSLGDGQVDFRQVFTRLTAVGYSGWAVLEWECCYKDASQGAAEGAPFIASMLIETPKKAFDDFAGAATDTERNRRILGIR; this is translated from the coding sequence ATGCCGCAGATCAAAGGACCCGCCATCTTTCTCGCCCAGTTCATGGGCGACCAGCCTCCGTTCAACTCGCTCGAAAACATCACCGCCTGGGCCAAGGACCTGGGCTACATCGGCGTCCAGCTTCCGGCCTGGGACGCCCGCGTCATCGACATCAAGAAAGCCGCCGAGTCCAAAGACTACTGCGACGACCTGCGGGCGAAGACCAACGGGCTGGCCATCACCGAGCTCGCCTCCCATCTTCAGGGCCAGCTCGTGGCCGTGCATCCGGCCTACGACGAACTGTTTGACGCCTTCGCCGCGCCCGAGGTCCGCGGCAATCCGCAGGCGCGCACCGAGTGGGCCATGGAGCAGATGAAGCTGGTCATCCGGGCCTCGCGCAACCTCGGCCTCTCGGTGACCCCATCGTTTTCCGGCGCGCTGCTCTGGCCGTATGTCTATCCCTGGCCGCAGCGCCCGGCCGGGCTTGTCGAGGAAGGCTTCCGCGAGCTGGCCCGGCGCTGGAAGCCGATCTTCGACGTCGCCGAAGAGCATGGCGTGGACATCGCCTACGAGCTGCACCCCGGCGAAGACCTGCACGACGGCTACACGTTCGAGATGTTCCTGGATGCGATGGGCGGACACCCGCGAATCGCCATCAACTATGACCCTTCACACTTCGTGCTTCAGTGCCTCGACTACGTCGGCTTCATTGACACCTACGGGGCCCGCATCAAGGCGTTTCATGTGAAGGACGCCGAGTTCCGCCCCTCGGCCAAGGCGGGAGTCTATGGCGGCTACGCGCCGTGGCAGAAGCGGCCGGGCCGGTTCCGCTCGCTCGGCGACGGGCAGGTCGACTTCAGGCAGGTGTTCACGCGGCTCACCGCCGTCGGCTACAGCGGCTGGGCCGTGCTCGAATGGGAGTGCTGTTACAAGGACGCCTCGCAGGGCGCGGCGGAAGGCGCGCCGTTCATCGCCAGCATGCTCATTGAGACGCCGAAGAAGGCCTTCGACGACTTCGCCGGCGCCGCCACCGACACGGAGCGCAACCGCCGCATCCTCGGCATCCGCTGA
- the rimO gene encoding ribosomal protein S12 methylthiotransferase RimO: MKIGFVSLGCPKNLVDTEVMMGTLAARGHTLTADPEEAEAIVVNTCSFIDPARQESVDTILEMAEYKRRGRARRLIVAGCLVERFGGEIRAAIPEVDAVIGTNEIERIADVCEGAAPEGPPAAPYLYHEATPRVLATPRHYAYIKINEGCDHPCSFCVIPQFRGRFRSRRPESVLAEARALLAQGVREINLIGQDTTAYGDDLGLKDGLAALLEQLARMETPGRRWIRFLYCYPNRISARLLDVLAAHDVLVKYIDMPLQHASARILKRMRRGGSGEIFLRLLERIRRHVPGVAIRTSMIVGFPGETEQDFDELCQFVEAARFDRLGVFGYSDEETSASFHLDGKVDRRTIYNRKRRLMALQRKISRRLNRELVGRELEVLVEGPSADSELVWQARLASQAPEIDGVCYISDPGPRAPQPGEFRRMRIRRAHDYDLVGDLVDNPPAAVAWMAPSPFRILHGNAGSPRQHA, translated from the coding sequence TTGAAAATCGGATTCGTCAGTCTGGGCTGTCCCAAAAATCTGGTGGACACGGAAGTGATGATGGGCACGCTGGCCGCGCGCGGGCACACGCTCACGGCGGACCCGGAGGAGGCCGAGGCCATTGTCGTCAACACGTGCTCCTTCATTGACCCGGCCAGGCAGGAGTCCGTGGACACGATTCTGGAGATGGCCGAATACAAGCGCCGCGGCCGGGCGCGGCGGCTGATCGTCGCCGGCTGTCTGGTGGAGCGCTTCGGCGGCGAGATCCGCGCGGCGATTCCCGAGGTCGACGCGGTAATCGGCACGAACGAGATCGAGCGGATCGCCGATGTGTGCGAGGGGGCCGCGCCGGAGGGACCGCCGGCGGCCCCGTACCTTTACCACGAAGCGACGCCGCGCGTGCTGGCGACGCCGCGCCACTACGCCTACATCAAGATCAACGAGGGCTGCGACCATCCCTGCTCGTTCTGCGTGATTCCGCAGTTCCGCGGCCGCTTCCGCAGCCGGCGGCCGGAGAGCGTGCTCGCGGAGGCGCGCGCGCTGCTGGCGCAGGGCGTGCGGGAGATCAATCTCATCGGCCAGGACACGACGGCCTACGGCGACGACCTCGGCCTGAAGGACGGGCTGGCCGCGCTGTTGGAGCAACTGGCGCGGATGGAGACGCCCGGCCGCCGGTGGATCCGTTTCCTGTACTGCTATCCGAACCGCATCAGCGCGCGGCTGCTGGACGTTCTGGCCGCGCACGACGTGCTGGTCAAATACATCGACATGCCGCTTCAGCACGCCTCGGCGCGGATCCTGAAGCGCATGCGGCGCGGAGGATCGGGCGAGATCTTCCTGAGACTGCTCGAGCGGATCCGCCGCCACGTGCCTGGGGTGGCCATCCGCACGTCAATGATCGTCGGCTTTCCGGGCGAGACGGAGCAGGACTTTGACGAGCTGTGCCAGTTTGTCGAGGCGGCCCGGTTCGACCGGCTGGGTGTGTTTGGCTACTCCGACGAGGAGACGAGCGCGAGCTTCCATCTGGATGGCAAGGTGGACCGGCGCACCATTTACAATCGCAAACGGCGGCTGATGGCGCTGCAACGGAAGATTTCGCGGCGGCTGAACCGCGAACTGGTGGGGCGCGAGCTGGAGGTACTGGTGGAAGGGCCTTCGGCCGACAGCGAACTGGTGTGGCAGGCGCGGCTGGCCTCGCAGGCGCCGGAGATCGACGGCGTGTGCTACATCAGCGACCCCGGTCCGCGCGCGCCGCAGCCGGGCGAATTCCGCCGCATGCGGATCCGGCGCGCGCACGATTATGATCTGGTGGGAGACCTGGTGGACAACCCGCCGGCGGCGGTCGCGTGGATGGCGCCGAGTCCGTTCCGCATCCTGCACGGCAACGCGGGCAGCCCCCGCCAGCACGCATGA
- the yacG gene encoding DNA gyrase inhibitor YacG translates to MKRTLKCPVCRKDVPLDSPEMPFCSERCRLIDLGRWANEEYRIPGEPVSRPQPPPEDADDKEA, encoded by the coding sequence ATGAAGCGAACCCTCAAATGCCCCGTCTGCCGGAAGGACGTGCCGCTCGATTCGCCCGAGATGCCCTTCTGTAGCGAGCGTTGCCGGCTGATTGATCTGGGCCGGTGGGCGAACGAGGAATACCGCATCCCTGGGGAGCCCGTCTCGCGGCCGCAGCCGCCGCCTGAGGACGCCGATGACAAAGAAGCCTAA
- a CDS encoding two-component system response regulator, which produces MDELVQPGTEPAAAPPPAIVAPPWMDSLGRATILLVDHVELNRQLIKGILKAGPYRLLEARSQEEAFRILDQEPVDLIISEWLVSDWSGRPNSGLEFCRKIKSNRRTHLIPILIVTSVQGIENEVAGLESGADEFLVKPLQPAVLRTRIRTMLRNKRVVDSLEEAETILFALAQTIEQRDKETGNHCQRLAALSVALGSALGLPEEDLLALHRGGYLHDIGKIAVPDAILFKQGELTPEEWVIMRSHTWKGEEICRPMRSLRPVLPIIRNHHERWDGSGYPDGLKGEDIPLLARILQLADIFDALTSQRSYKAAYPVEEAIAQLRREAELGWRDPELVSVFCEVVRLPSLQYRLGVGLPGAELPPETPELAAMRESLLRMSQQLLK; this is translated from the coding sequence ATGGACGAGCTGGTCCAGCCTGGCACGGAGCCGGCGGCCGCGCCGCCGCCGGCCATTGTGGCCCCGCCGTGGATGGACTCTTTGGGGCGCGCCACGATTCTGCTGGTGGACCATGTGGAGCTGAACCGGCAACTGATCAAGGGAATCCTGAAGGCAGGCCCGTACCGGCTGCTGGAGGCCCGCTCGCAGGAAGAAGCTTTCCGGATTCTGGACCAGGAGCCGGTGGACCTGATCATTTCGGAGTGGCTTGTCAGCGACTGGAGCGGACGGCCGAACAGTGGGCTGGAGTTCTGCCGCAAGATCAAGTCCAACCGGCGCACGCATCTGATTCCCATCCTGATTGTGACCAGCGTGCAGGGGATCGAGAACGAGGTGGCCGGGCTTGAGTCCGGCGCCGATGAGTTTCTGGTGAAGCCGCTCCAGCCGGCGGTTCTGCGCACGCGCATCCGGACGATGCTGCGGAACAAACGCGTGGTGGACTCGCTCGAAGAGGCCGAGACGATCCTGTTCGCGCTGGCGCAGACGATTGAACAGCGGGACAAGGAGACGGGCAACCACTGCCAGCGGCTGGCGGCGTTGAGCGTGGCGCTTGGGTCGGCGCTGGGCCTGCCCGAGGAGGATCTGCTGGCGCTGCATCGGGGCGGGTATCTCCACGACATCGGCAAGATCGCGGTGCCGGACGCGATTCTTTTCAAGCAAGGAGAGCTGACGCCGGAAGAGTGGGTGATCATGCGGTCGCACACGTGGAAGGGGGAGGAGATCTGCCGCCCGATGCGGTCGCTGCGCCCGGTGCTGCCGATCATCCGCAATCATCACGAGCGGTGGGACGGCTCGGGCTACCCGGACGGCCTGAAAGGCGAGGACATTCCGCTGCTGGCGCGGATTCTTCAATTGGCCGACATCTTTGATGCGTTGACAAGCCAGCGGAGCTACAAGGCGGCCTATCCGGTGGAGGAGGCGATTGCCCAACTGCGCCGCGAGGCCGAGCTGGGGTGGCGGGATCCGGAGCTGGTGAGCGTCTTCTGCGAGGTGGTGCGGCTGCCGTCGTTGCAGTACAGGCTAGGCGTAGGGCTGCCGGGGGCGGAGCTGCCGCCGGAGACGCCGGAGCTGGCGGCGATGCGCGAGTCGCTGCTGCGGATGTCGCAGCAGTTGCTGAAGTGA
- the maeB gene encoding bifunctional malic enzyme oxidoreductase/phosphotransacetylase: protein MSIRDQEALEYHSTPPAGKVSVVPTKPCRTQRDLSLAYTPGVAVPCREIHRDPSLVYKYTAKGNLVAVISNGTAVLGLGNIGPLAGKPVMEGKGVLFKRFADIDVFDIELATEDPKEVIRVCQILEPTFGGINLEDIKAPECFEIEEELKRTLQIPVFHDDQHGTAIISGAALINALLLVGKKISDVKIVFSGAGASAISCARHYIRLGARPENILMCDTKGVLYEGRTEGMNKYKAEFARKTEARTLADAMKGADVFVGLSVANCVTPEMLLSMADRPIVFALANPDPEIPYDVAKATRSDLIMATGRSDYPNQVNNVLGFPFIFRGALDVGAKAINDEMKLAATYALAELARMDVPDSVRRAYGVETLEFGPDYIIPKPFDPRVLTYVAPAVARAAMETGVARRHIDLKVYRDELEKRLGKSQEVMRMIIHKAQRSPKRVVFPEGTQDKILRAAQILIDEAIAHPILIGNRELILSRARQLHLHIEKDVEIVDPETDPRFDSYTMEYLRLRQRKGVTHTEAPILMRNPTRFAAMMVHANDADGMIAGLTQHYADTIRPALEVIPKKEGIQRVAGMYMLITQKGQLYFIADTTVNIEPTAEDLAEIAMLSADTVRSFDIEPRIAMLSFSTFGSSRHPLAAKVAQATELVRQRRPDLVVEGEMMADAAVTPEMLGDYPFCRLTGPANVLIAPSLEAGNIAYKLLWRLGNCEVIGPILMGFAKPVHVLQRGCEVNDIVHMAALAVVEAQGLESQQPEPARVEA from the coding sequence ATGTCGATCCGGGACCAGGAAGCACTGGAATATCATTCGACTCCCCCTGCTGGCAAAGTCAGCGTCGTCCCCACCAAGCCCTGCCGCACGCAGCGCGATCTGAGCCTCGCCTACACGCCGGGCGTCGCGGTGCCTTGCCGCGAGATTCATCGCGATCCGTCACTTGTCTACAAGTACACGGCCAAGGGCAATCTGGTGGCGGTGATTTCGAACGGAACGGCCGTGCTTGGGCTGGGCAACATCGGGCCGCTGGCCGGCAAGCCCGTGATGGAGGGCAAGGGGGTCCTGTTCAAGCGTTTTGCCGACATCGATGTCTTCGACATCGAGCTGGCGACCGAGGATCCGAAGGAAGTGATCCGTGTCTGCCAGATTCTCGAGCCCACTTTCGGCGGCATCAATCTGGAGGACATCAAGGCGCCGGAATGTTTCGAAATCGAGGAAGAGCTGAAACGGACGCTTCAGATTCCCGTTTTTCATGACGACCAGCACGGAACTGCCATCATCAGCGGAGCGGCCCTGATCAATGCGCTGCTGCTGGTGGGCAAGAAAATCAGCGACGTCAAAATTGTTTTTTCCGGCGCGGGCGCCAGCGCCATTTCCTGCGCCCGGCACTATATCCGGCTGGGCGCGCGTCCGGAAAACATCCTGATGTGCGACACCAAGGGCGTCCTGTACGAAGGCCGCACCGAAGGAATGAACAAATACAAGGCGGAATTCGCGCGGAAAACGGAGGCGCGCACGCTGGCGGACGCCATGAAGGGCGCTGACGTTTTTGTCGGCCTCTCGGTGGCGAACTGCGTCACGCCGGAGATGCTGCTTTCGATGGCCGACCGGCCGATCGTCTTCGCGCTGGCCAACCCGGATCCGGAAATTCCCTACGACGTCGCCAAGGCAACGCGCAGCGACCTGATCATGGCCACCGGCCGCAGCGATTATCCCAACCAGGTGAACAACGTCCTCGGATTCCCGTTCATTTTCCGCGGGGCGCTCGACGTGGGAGCGAAGGCCATCAATGACGAAATGAAACTTGCCGCCACTTACGCGCTGGCGGAGCTGGCGCGCATGGACGTGCCGGACTCGGTGCGCCGCGCCTATGGCGTCGAGACGCTCGAGTTCGGCCCCGACTACATCATCCCGAAGCCCTTCGACCCGCGCGTGCTGACCTATGTGGCGCCGGCGGTGGCCCGGGCCGCGATGGAAACCGGCGTGGCGCGCAGGCACATTGATCTGAAGGTTTACCGGGACGAGCTGGAGAAGCGCCTGGGCAAGAGCCAGGAAGTGATGCGGATGATCATCCACAAGGCGCAGCGCAGCCCGAAGCGGGTGGTCTTCCCGGAGGGGACGCAGGACAAGATCCTGCGCGCCGCGCAGATCCTGATCGACGAGGCCATTGCCCACCCGATCCTGATCGGCAACCGCGAGCTCATCCTTTCGCGCGCGCGCCAGCTTCACCTGCACATCGAGAAGGACGTGGAAATTGTCGACCCCGAGACCGATCCGCGGTTCGACTCTTACACGATGGAATATCTGCGGCTGCGGCAGCGCAAGGGCGTCACCCACACGGAAGCGCCCATCCTGATGCGCAACCCGACGCGCTTCGCGGCGATGATGGTGCACGCCAACGACGCCGACGGAATGATCGCGGGACTCACGCAGCACTATGCGGACACGATCCGGCCCGCGCTGGAAGTGATCCCGAAAAAAGAGGGCATCCAGAGAGTGGCCGGCATGTACATGCTGATCACGCAGAAAGGCCAGCTCTATTTCATCGCCGACACGACGGTAAACATTGAGCCGACGGCGGAAGACCTGGCGGAAATCGCCATGCTCAGCGCGGACACGGTGCGCAGCTTCGACATCGAGCCGCGCATTGCCATGCTTTCGTTTTCGACCTTCGGCTCCTCGCGCCATCCGCTGGCGGCCAAGGTGGCCCAGGCCACCGAGCTGGTGCGTCAGCGGCGGCCCGACCTGGTGGTGGAGGGCGAGATGATGGCTGACGCGGCGGTGACGCCGGAGATGCTCGGCGACTATCCCTTCTGCCGCCTCACCGGACCGGCGAACGTGCTCATTGCGCCGAGCCTCGAAGCGGGCAACATCGCTTATAAGCTGCTGTGGCGGCTGGGCAACTGCGAGGTGATCGGGCCGATCCTGATGGGCTTCGCCAAACCGGTGCACGTGCTCCAGCGCGGCTGCGAGGTAAACGACATCGTTCACATGGCTGCGCTGGCGGTGGTGGAAGCGCAGGGGCTCGAGTCGCAGCAGCCGGAGCCGGCGCGGGTGGAGGCGTAA
- the cinA gene encoding putative competence-damage inducible protein, with translation MNAEIIAVGSELLTPARIDTNSLWLTGQLNSLGVEVVRKTVVGDDRNLLAQAVAAALDRVPLLLLTGGLGPTEDDVTREAVAQALRRRLLFSEEVLATIEERFRRLGRQMAPNNRRQAFLVEGAVPLPNPHGTAPGQWIDLPSGIVILLPGPPRELEPMFTNHCLPLLRERLPRAFIRTRFYRVAGMGESDLDNLIAPIYKPYKNPVTTILAAEGDVQIHLRARAESEEAAEALAEELGAKILAALGDRVYSTDGSPLEAVIGRELARRGETLAVAESCTAGLLGARITEVPGSSAWFAGGFIVYGVAMKTRLLGIDPALVERHGVVSEAVAVAMAESARDRTGATYALAVTGEAGPEPSAPDIEPGTVWIGLATPAAASARLFRFAPGRERVRRWAVQSALYLLWRCLRESAAG, from the coding sequence ATGAACGCTGAAATCATCGCCGTGGGCAGCGAGCTGCTCACGCCAGCGCGAATCGATACGAACTCCCTCTGGCTGACCGGCCAGCTCAACTCACTCGGCGTGGAGGTGGTGCGCAAAACGGTGGTCGGTGACGACCGCAACCTGCTGGCGCAGGCCGTGGCCGCGGCGCTGGACCGCGTGCCGCTGCTGCTGCTGACCGGCGGCCTGGGCCCCACCGAGGACGACGTGACGCGCGAGGCGGTGGCTCAGGCGCTGCGCCGGCGGCTGCTGTTTTCCGAAGAGGTGCTCGCGACGATCGAAGAGCGCTTCCGGCGGCTGGGCCGGCAGATGGCGCCGAACAACCGCCGCCAGGCGTTCCTCGTCGAAGGGGCCGTGCCGCTGCCCAACCCGCATGGCACCGCGCCGGGCCAGTGGATCGACCTGCCGTCGGGCATCGTCATCCTGTTGCCCGGGCCGCCGCGCGAGCTGGAGCCGATGTTCACGAACCACTGCCTGCCGCTGCTGCGCGAGCGGCTGCCGCGCGCCTTCATCCGGACGCGCTTCTACCGTGTGGCGGGCATGGGCGAGAGCGACCTCGACAATCTGATCGCGCCGATCTACAAGCCCTATAAGAACCCGGTGACGACGATCCTCGCCGCCGAGGGCGACGTGCAGATCCATCTGCGGGCGCGCGCCGAAAGTGAAGAAGCGGCCGAGGCGCTGGCCGAGGAGCTGGGCGCGAAGATCCTCGCCGCACTGGGCGACCGCGTGTATTCGACCGACGGCTCGCCGCTGGAGGCGGTCATCGGGCGGGAGCTGGCGCGGCGCGGCGAGACGCTCGCCGTGGCCGAGAGCTGCACGGCAGGGCTGCTGGGGGCGCGGATCACTGAAGTGCCGGGTTCGTCGGCCTGGTTTGCGGGCGGGTTCATCGTCTATGGCGTGGCGATGAAGACGCGGCTGCTGGGCATCGACCCCGCGCTGGTGGAGCGGCACGGCGTGGTGAGCGAGGCCGTGGCGGTGGCGATGGCCGAGTCGGCGCGCGACCGCACTGGCGCCACGTACGCGCTGGCGGTCACCGGCGAGGCGGGGCCGGAACCCTCGGCGCCGGACATCGAGCCGGGCACGGTGTGGATAGGACTGGCGACGCCCGCCGCCGCTTCGGCGCGGCTGTTCCGCTTCGCGCCGGGCCGCGAACGCGTGCGGCGCTGGGCCGTGCAGAGCGCGCTGTATCTGCTGTGGCGATGTCTGCGCGAATCGGCAGCCGGCTAA
- the pgpA gene encoding phosphatidylglycerophosphatase A, producing MTKKPKAALVLATWFGCGLSPVAPGTAGSLGGLAAAWLFHLWTAPPMWVYAGLALALWLPAVWAAGAVAGARGEKDPGLVVVDEVIGQWVALAGASSFSLWETAAAFVLFRVFDIVKPWPVRPAERLPGGWGIVADDALAGVYAALVLAGLRLAATNMVQS from the coding sequence ATGACAAAGAAGCCTAAGGCCGCCCTCGTGCTGGCCACGTGGTTCGGCTGCGGGCTGTCGCCGGTGGCGCCGGGCACGGCCGGCTCGCTGGGCGGGCTTGCGGCGGCATGGCTATTTCATCTCTGGACGGCGCCGCCGATGTGGGTGTACGCCGGGCTGGCGCTGGCGTTGTGGCTGCCGGCGGTGTGGGCGGCAGGCGCGGTAGCAGGAGCGCGAGGCGAAAAGGACCCGGGCCTCGTGGTGGTGGACGAAGTCATCGGACAATGGGTGGCGCTGGCCGGGGCGTCATCCTTCTCGCTGTGGGAAACGGCGGCCGCTTTCGTGCTGTTCCGCGTGTTTGACATCGTGAAGCCGTGGCCGGTGCGTCCGGCCGAGCGTCTGCCGGGCGGATGGGGCATTGTCGCCGATGACGCGCTGGCGGGCGTCTATGCGGCCCTCGTGCTGGCCGGCCTTCGTCTGGCCGCGACAAACATGGTTCAATCGTAG